One genomic segment of Bdellovibrionales bacterium includes these proteins:
- a CDS encoding DUF2203 domain-containing protein, which yields MDSSGIVTIYREGLFTLEEAGQLLPVILRLTKYHSKKVDALISRLETEYPQGRGGSELEEEINSLINSWHDKIKKLGAVSKGLWLVDFDSGDGHFCWKYPEEKIKYWHGYSDGFSNRRPVEDWIKEKLRTSEGNYSLQID from the coding sequence ATGGATAGCTCGGGAATAGTCACGATTTATCGTGAAGGTCTTTTTACTTTAGAGGAGGCCGGTCAATTGCTGCCGGTAATCCTTCGATTAACTAAATATCACAGCAAAAAGGTGGACGCACTGATCAGTCGCCTGGAAACAGAATATCCGCAAGGACGGGGAGGCTCGGAACTTGAAGAAGAAATTAACTCATTGATCAATTCATGGCACGACAAAATTAAAAAGTTGGGCGCCGTTTCTAAGGGACTTTGGCTGGTTGACTTTGACTCTGGAGATGGGCATTTCTGCTGGAAATATCCGGAAGAAAAAATCAAATATTGGCATGGCTACAGCGATGGCTTTAGCAATAGACGGCCCGTCGAAGATTGGATAAAGGAAAAGCTGAGGACCTCTGAAGGGAATTATTCACTCCAAATAGACTAA
- a CDS encoding tetratricopeptide repeat protein, with amino-acid sequence MLYRFILGFSVALLIGTSAIAGRPRKGEPSRDHSEPKQTIKKREEKANQAFQAGDHRKVEELLIGHLTEISKSSRLLLADSLHSEKKYTDEIRVLELTIKENESDYLVLTRRGDAYAELKKTDEAISSYRSAISSNRKYFPAYENLLFLFESTNNYYEAKVILKDMSNIFGAKKEFYHKLCRLDSLDGYIDSGLKNCLDAIYRDPDYPDSYVYLANNYRDAGEKVKAQKAYVEAAKKFQGSEFVQSAAGRYHLEIQDNHSAFKYFSQAVKSDPESVRALVGLAKSGLEIGEFKVSLDSFMKACKSDKSVTGEFRHAAAQLRVKRNYKWSGDFEAKSTLCRVDDR; translated from the coding sequence ATGCTTTATCGGTTTATTTTGGGATTTTCAGTAGCCCTTTTAATTGGTACGTCCGCAATAGCAGGCAGGCCCCGAAAAGGTGAACCTTCTAGAGATCATTCGGAACCAAAGCAAACGATTAAGAAGAGAGAGGAAAAGGCAAATCAGGCCTTTCAGGCGGGTGATCATCGGAAGGTTGAAGAACTTCTTATTGGTCACTTGACTGAGATTTCGAAGTCCTCTCGTCTTTTGTTGGCTGATTCCCTGCATAGCGAAAAAAAGTACACAGATGAAATTCGCGTCTTAGAACTGACTATCAAGGAAAATGAATCTGACTATCTCGTATTAACAAGAAGAGGAGATGCCTACGCAGAATTGAAGAAGACTGATGAAGCGATTAGTTCATACCGTTCGGCAATTAGCTCGAATCGAAAGTATTTTCCTGCGTACGAAAATCTTCTTTTTCTCTTTGAATCGACAAATAATTACTATGAAGCAAAGGTAATTCTTAAGGATATGTCGAACATATTCGGCGCAAAAAAAGAATTTTATCACAAGCTTTGTCGCTTGGATTCCCTTGACGGATACATTGACAGTGGATTGAAAAATTGTCTCGATGCGATTTATAGAGATCCGGACTATCCTGACTCTTATGTCTACCTTGCAAATAACTATCGTGATGCCGGCGAAAAAGTAAAGGCACAGAAGGCCTATGTAGAGGCAGCAAAGAAATTTCAGGGCTCTGAGTTTGTTCAGAGTGCGGCTGGCCGATATCACTTGGAGATTCAGGATAACCATTCGGCATTTAAATATTTTAGCCAGGCCGTAAAATCTGATCCAGAATCGGTTCGAGCGCTAGTTGGATTGGCAAAAAGCGGTCTTGAGATTGGCGAATTCAAAGTTTCGCTAGATTCCTTCATGAAGGCCTGTAAGAGTGATAAGTCCGTAACAGGTGAGTTCCGGCACGCAGCAGCTCAGTTGCGGGTCAAACGCAATTATAAGTGGAGTGGGGACTTTGAAGCAAAATCAACTTTGTGCCGAGTTGATGACAGGTAG
- a CDS encoding prepilin peptidase, with product MQTALAVGLPTTILLAGLIDDLRSGKVHNWLILSLGLVTILTVGIFMQLSGIHQGLLGSGMAIVLCIPLFKGGILGGGDLKLLTIFGLSTDWNTVLWVLVYSFFWGALLGLIRAALSGNAIQLLKNTIKLALPKTKREELQLQRIPYTVALAFGWLTQLSLVWS from the coding sequence GTGCAGACTGCATTGGCCGTGGGGCTGCCCACCACTATCCTATTGGCTGGTCTCATAGATGATCTTCGATCAGGTAAAGTTCATAACTGGCTCATCCTCAGTCTAGGATTAGTGACGATACTCACAGTTGGTATATTCATGCAGCTTTCTGGGATACATCAGGGACTTTTGGGCTCAGGAATGGCGATTGTCCTGTGTATTCCTCTTTTTAAAGGCGGAATACTGGGTGGTGGCGATCTCAAACTGCTTACGATCTTTGGATTGTCTACGGATTGGAATACGGTTCTTTGGGTTTTAGTGTATTCGTTTTTTTGGGGAGCCTTGCTGGGACTGATCAGAGCTGCGCTTTCTGGAAATGCAATACAGCTATTGAAAAACACAATCAAACTGGCCCTGCCAAAAACAAAGAGAGAGGAGCTTCAACTACAAAGGATTCCTTATACGGTAGCTCTCGCCTTTGGCTGGTTGACTCAATTGAGCCTGGTCTGGAGCTAA
- the cpaB gene encoding Flp pilus assembly protein CpaB — translation MNQNETRTLWISVGAALFSVFLLYSYTQEKSAELTKKFGAKQRVVVANQDIMEMNTIDETMLQVVEKPVDFIEPTALSNPELAVGKVALAPIKKDEQILESKIMEPGPVTGLSLQVAPSKRAVTLPVDEMRGVGKLVKPGDRIDIIAALDVGKGPAQRREVKTIMQDVIILATGLKIFNELPRLYEKQGREDFIKNIRGDTTFTNITVEVSPQEAQDLIYILSTSPGSLFLTLRHPSDRTPRRLPSSTVESVLGRVTGPLLAEQLRAPTAALPPPPPPLPPAASKKKAKGPWKDL, via the coding sequence ATGAATCAAAATGAAACAAGAACACTTTGGATAAGCGTGGGGGCAGCCCTCTTTTCTGTCTTTTTGCTTTACAGCTACACTCAAGAGAAAAGTGCTGAACTAACAAAAAAGTTTGGAGCCAAACAAAGAGTTGTAGTGGCTAACCAGGATATTATGGAAATGAATACGATCGATGAAACCATGCTTCAGGTGGTCGAAAAGCCAGTTGATTTTATTGAGCCAACGGCGCTTTCTAATCCTGAGCTCGCGGTCGGAAAGGTTGCCCTGGCTCCGATCAAAAAGGACGAGCAAATTTTGGAAAGCAAAATCATGGAGCCAGGTCCAGTGACGGGACTATCTTTGCAGGTCGCCCCCAGTAAACGAGCGGTAACCCTGCCCGTTGATGAAATGCGGGGAGTTGGAAAGTTGGTAAAGCCTGGTGATCGCATCGACATTATTGCCGCACTCGATGTCGGCAAGGGGCCTGCTCAAAGGCGTGAAGTGAAAACAATTATGCAAGATGTAATTATTTTGGCGACTGGTCTAAAAATATTTAATGAATTGCCACGCTTGTATGAAAAGCAGGGACGAGAGGACTTTATCAAGAACATTCGAGGCGATACGACCTTTACCAATATAACTGTTGAGGTATCTCCCCAGGAGGCGCAGGATCTTATCTATATTTTGTCAACTTCTCCGGGCTCTTTGTTTTTGACATTGAGGCACCCCAGCGATCGGACTCCTCGGAGACTTCCGTCTTCCACGGTAGAATCAGTTTTAGGCAGGGTGACCGGCCCATTGCTCGCGGAGCAGCTAAGGGCGCCAACTGCGGCTTTACCACCACCACCGCCACCACTTCCCCCTGCCGCGTCCAAGAAAAAGGCTAAGGGCCCTTGGAAGGACTTATAA
- a CDS encoding pilus assembly protein, whose translation MCLLNYSVEVYGDDKAGYPVKDLALSVGVYHDEVIPNAPASISQSGTFRGKTQVQYNPETKTLRFYPKQIGIATLIVQDPATGVVLYEFHLDIKKTDLRKVAREIGDLLGDIEGITIKILNSKVIVDGQILLPRDMARIHAVVKQYGGSADTLVVLSPVAQRKIAELIERDINNPEISVRAVNGKFILEGFANDKLEKDRAEIISKTYVPDVVVDTAEADKKILPRKVDVVINLIKLKPAPAEEPKKIVQLVVHYVELQKDYTKGFRFQWTPDIGDSSSMKFTTGGDSTGGVVSTITGTISNLLPKLNWAKEHGHARVLQSSSLIVQDGNPGIINSISRIPYQIVNAQGQPSTNFEETGIRTNITPAILGARSDSVQLQLNFSVKSLISYTDQGPLTSAREVQTVIVVRSGQSAAVGGLITNDSGTNYNKLPANASRNPIISLYASKDFRRNQSQFVMFVTPIIKSSASAGSEKIKRKFRLNN comes from the coding sequence GTGTGCCTGCTCAATTATTCGGTAGAGGTTTATGGCGATGACAAGGCTGGCTATCCAGTAAAAGATCTCGCACTCTCAGTTGGAGTCTATCACGATGAGGTGATTCCCAATGCTCCAGCTAGCATCAGTCAATCCGGAACTTTTCGCGGAAAGACTCAGGTTCAGTACAATCCGGAGACGAAGACTCTCCGATTTTACCCTAAGCAGATAGGAATTGCGACTCTGATCGTTCAGGATCCCGCCACTGGTGTCGTTCTTTATGAGTTTCATCTCGACATTAAAAAGACTGATCTTCGCAAGGTCGCCCGCGAAATAGGCGACCTTTTAGGTGACATTGAGGGGATCACGATCAAGATTTTGAACTCAAAAGTGATCGTGGATGGGCAGATTTTACTGCCTCGAGACATGGCGAGAATTCACGCGGTAGTCAAGCAATACGGTGGATCTGCTGACACGCTTGTGGTTTTAAGTCCGGTTGCCCAACGCAAAATTGCTGAACTAATAGAAAGAGACATAAATAATCCAGAAATCTCTGTTCGTGCGGTCAACGGGAAATTTATTTTGGAGGGTTTTGCCAACGATAAGCTTGAGAAGGATCGTGCAGAAATTATCTCGAAAACCTATGTGCCCGATGTTGTGGTTGATACAGCAGAAGCAGACAAAAAGATCCTTCCTCGCAAGGTTGATGTAGTGATCAACTTAATTAAGCTTAAGCCAGCGCCAGCCGAAGAACCAAAGAAGATTGTTCAATTGGTGGTCCACTACGTCGAATTGCAAAAAGATTACACGAAGGGATTTCGCTTTCAATGGACTCCAGACATTGGAGATTCATCGTCGATGAAATTCACAACAGGCGGGGATTCTACCGGTGGAGTGGTGTCGACAATCACAGGTACGATTTCAAACCTTTTGCCAAAGCTCAATTGGGCAAAGGAACATGGACACGCACGCGTCTTGCAGAGTTCCAGTTTGATTGTTCAAGATGGAAATCCTGGAATTATCAATTCTATTTCGCGCATTCCCTATCAAATAGTAAATGCTCAGGGCCAGCCATCTACTAACTTTGAGGAGACTGGCATTCGAACAAATATCACTCCAGCTATTTTGGGGGCACGATCTGATAGTGTGCAATTGCAACTTAACTTTTCTGTTAAAAGTTTGATTTCCTACACGGATCAAGGACCTTTGACTTCCGCTCGAGAGGTTCAAACGGTCATTGTGGTGCGCAGTGGTCAAAGTGCAGCCGTGGGAGGTCTGATCACTAATGATAGTGGAACGAATTACAATAAGCTTCCGGCCAATGCCAGTCGGAATCCAATTATATCGCTCTACGCATCGAAGGATTTTCGACGCAATCAGAGTCAATTTGTGATGTTTGTGACTCCGATTATCAAAAGTTCAGCCAGTGCCGGGTCTGAAAAAATTAAGCGTAAATTTCGATTGAATAATTGA
- the tadA gene encoding Flp pilus assembly complex ATPase component TadA produces the protein MGGKGGVGKSVFAANLACTLMLEMRAKTLLIDLDARSCGDQNVITGLRPQKTAGDLANLKVSINAQSLGTIVAQHASGLHFLGAVQTPDQVLDASPELFRKQLFVLSQNYKFIVVDLGSDITPLQLGMIEDSSSVIVVTTAEVLAVNQTRRVMNDLMAATVPGDLFQIVLNMVSRTSIDQRVISQGLRRPVIGSIPQDDQTAYTALQRSTPFVLTAQNIPITSAYHDIVRVLTGGIIQKLKGLSRPQNLKSLPTTSSSGAAPQLRAGHSASPTEKPHRELDFLTQMKLQIHSELIKEMDLKKDLTSSKGDTAKEKELHSKTQRVITQLADKLGQGLPRDQRSRVIKEVLDESLGLGPLEDLLADPTVTEIMVNGSNKIYIEKNGKLTLSTVTFTSNLQLRNVIERIVTPLGRRIDEKTPYCDARLADGSRVNAVIEPLSIDGPAVTIRKFPQDRIVPDDYVHRFKSMTQSMVDFIRICVEEGLNIIISGGTGSGKTTLLNVMSGFIPANERIITVEDAAELQLKQEHVVRLETRPANMEGSGEISIRDLVRNSLRMRPDRIIVGECRDGAALDMLAAMNTGHDGSMTTVHANNPREAVSRLETLCLMAGMDLPVRAIREQIAGAVDLIVQISRMSDGSRKLASITEVVGMQGEVVTLQEIFRFKEEGFDKNRKIIGTFQAMGLIPTFIEKFEARGVTIPRNLFTTNTTDASTNAGQVANSQGGPRPRVSPQINSRMTRSNPTKKVGGEET, from the coding sequence ATGGGCGGTAAAGGTGGCGTCGGGAAAAGCGTTTTTGCAGCCAACCTCGCTTGTACTCTGATGCTTGAAATGAGAGCAAAAACGCTTCTCATTGATCTAGATGCGAGGAGTTGTGGTGATCAGAATGTGATCACCGGGCTACGTCCGCAAAAGACGGCAGGCGATCTGGCCAACTTGAAGGTTTCTATCAACGCCCAAAGCCTTGGAACAATCGTAGCCCAACACGCATCTGGACTTCATTTCTTAGGCGCGGTGCAAACCCCTGATCAGGTCTTAGATGCCTCGCCCGAGTTGTTTAGGAAGCAACTATTTGTTCTCAGCCAAAATTATAAATTTATCGTGGTGGATCTAGGATCAGATATAACTCCCCTCCAATTGGGTATGATTGAGGATTCGAGTTCCGTCATCGTCGTTACAACTGCAGAAGTCTTAGCTGTGAATCAAACTCGTAGAGTCATGAATGATCTTATGGCAGCAACTGTGCCTGGGGATTTATTTCAGATAGTTTTGAATATGGTCTCGCGTACCAGTATTGATCAAAGAGTGATTAGTCAGGGGCTAAGGCGACCAGTTATAGGATCTATACCTCAGGACGATCAAACGGCTTACACGGCTCTTCAACGCTCAACTCCTTTTGTTTTGACTGCTCAAAATATTCCAATTACCTCGGCTTATCACGATATCGTAAGAGTGCTAACTGGCGGAATCATTCAAAAACTGAAAGGCTTGTCTCGCCCGCAAAATTTGAAGTCCCTACCGACGACTTCCTCGTCAGGTGCCGCTCCCCAACTGAGGGCCGGGCATTCGGCTTCTCCAACGGAGAAGCCTCATCGAGAGTTGGATTTTCTCACGCAAATGAAGTTACAAATTCACAGTGAGCTGATCAAGGAGATGGATCTCAAGAAAGATTTGACAAGTTCAAAAGGTGATACAGCGAAGGAAAAGGAACTTCATTCAAAAACGCAACGAGTGATTACCCAGTTGGCCGATAAGCTTGGCCAGGGATTGCCCCGCGATCAACGGAGCCGAGTGATTAAAGAGGTTCTCGATGAGTCGCTCGGTTTGGGACCATTAGAGGACTTGCTTGCCGATCCAACTGTCACTGAGATCATGGTTAATGGGTCCAATAAAATCTATATCGAAAAGAACGGAAAGCTCACCTTGAGCACAGTGACCTTTACATCAAACCTTCAGCTGCGAAATGTGATTGAGAGAATAGTGACTCCATTGGGACGAAGGATTGACGAGAAAACCCCCTACTGTGACGCTCGCTTAGCAGATGGAAGTCGAGTTAATGCAGTGATTGAGCCACTGTCAATCGACGGTCCAGCAGTTACTATTCGAAAGTTTCCTCAAGACCGCATTGTTCCTGATGACTATGTTCATCGATTTAAATCGATGACCCAGTCTATGGTAGACTTCATCAGAATTTGCGTGGAGGAGGGTCTCAATATAATTATTTCTGGAGGCACTGGGTCCGGTAAAACGACTTTACTCAATGTGATGTCGGGATTTATTCCGGCCAATGAGAGGATTATCACAGTTGAAGATGCTGCGGAACTACAGTTAAAACAAGAGCATGTTGTAAGATTAGAGACTCGGCCTGCAAACATGGAGGGCTCAGGAGAGATTTCGATCCGAGATCTGGTTCGGAACTCCTTAAGAATGCGACCAGATCGGATCATTGTAGGAGAGTGTCGAGATGGAGCCGCTTTGGATATGCTGGCGGCTATGAACACAGGCCATGATGGGTCCATGACCACTGTTCACGCTAATAACCCGAGGGAGGCCGTGTCTCGGTTGGAGACACTCTGTCTTATGGCTGGGATGGATCTTCCCGTAAGAGCCATTCGGGAGCAAATTGCTGGAGCTGTTGATCTTATTGTGCAGATATCAAGAATGAGTGATGGTAGTAGAAAACTGGCAAGTATTACGGAAGTCGTCGGAATGCAGGGTGAAGTGGTAACTCTTCAAGAAATTTTCCGTTTCAAGGAGGAGGGCTTCGATAAAAATCGAAAAATTATAGGGACCTTTCAGGCGATGGGACTCATTCCCACATTCATTGAGAAATTCGAAGCGCGTGGAGTTACCATACCAAGGAATTTATTTACTACAAACACCACAGATGCTTCAACAAATGCCGGTCAGGTTGCGAATTCTCAGGGAGGTCCCCGTCCGCGGGTGTCTCCGCAAATCAATTCGCGAATGACGAGGTCGAATCCGACAAAAAAGGTGGGAGGAGAAGAAACATGA
- a CDS encoding type II secretion system F family protein, translating into MSVIFGNDFVVILLFGISVFTFSYLMSDKLLYKLHERSLGNREEVLRLLDMMFVETDRTRVTLLMFLLSFGLGALVFLIFWPNLVVGIVMGFIVTLIGWSIPKNLMRSLWEKRCTRFTDQMVDGLTIMSNGIKSGLSITQSMERVVMNMTGPIAQEYTLVLNKIRLGMSVEEALNEMGDRVPRQDVQMFVTAVNILKETGGNLSETFSTIVMTIRERQKVEKKIQAMTAQGLMQAVIITLVPFVLLIIFLVIDPNYVKPLFSTPLGWIALAIMLGLQVIGGVMMKKIVTIRV; encoded by the coding sequence ATGAGTGTCATTTTTGGAAATGATTTTGTTGTTATTCTCCTGTTTGGAATTTCGGTATTTACCTTTTCTTATCTTATGTCAGATAAGCTTCTTTACAAGCTCCATGAACGCAGTTTAGGGAACAGGGAGGAGGTTCTTCGCTTACTTGATATGATGTTCGTAGAGACGGATCGTACGAGAGTGACCTTGCTCATGTTTCTTTTGAGTTTTGGTTTGGGCGCTCTGGTCTTTTTGATTTTTTGGCCCAATTTGGTTGTTGGCATTGTTATGGGCTTTATTGTGACTCTTATTGGATGGTCGATTCCAAAAAACCTGATGCGATCTCTCTGGGAGAAACGCTGCACTCGCTTTACGGATCAAATGGTTGATGGCTTGACGATTATGTCCAATGGGATAAAGAGTGGTTTGAGCATAACGCAATCAATGGAACGGGTGGTGATGAATATGACAGGACCCATCGCCCAGGAATACACTCTTGTTTTAAATAAAATTCGTCTTGGTATGTCTGTCGAGGAGGCGTTGAATGAAATGGGTGACCGAGTTCCTCGACAAGATGTGCAGATGTTTGTGACAGCAGTAAATATTCTCAAAGAAACTGGAGGAAATCTCTCCGAAACCTTCTCTACAATTGTGATGACTATTCGGGAGCGACAAAAGGTAGAGAAGAAGATACAAGCGATGACGGCTCAAGGTCTTATGCAAGCGGTAATTATTACCTTGGTCCCGTTTGTCTTGCTGATCATTTTTCTCGTTATTGATCCCAACTACGTCAAACCTCTTTTTTCCACGCCTTTGGGCTGGATTGCACTAGCCATCATGCTCGGTCTGCAAGTAATCGGTGGAGTGATGATGAAAAAAATTGTTACAATCAGGGTGTGA
- a CDS encoding cell wall-associated protein wapA produces the protein MRSFILVIICIFIVREASAVVDMKNANYANTWTDLTVPGSGYDLRVQRTYNSRSLFNGLFGFGWCSDFETKLEVTAEGNIRITECGGGLEVSFMPKDYKSEKVNNTIDSIMAEVKKRNADLKPQYFKDLEKELLESSSLRDEFTRQLKLKGDIVSGRTYYANGREAENLVFVDGKYKRSLEDGTFQVFDGEGLLYSMYDRNGNHLKLSWKGNSLMSVVDNNGRKLSFNYGSTKRLAEISGPNGMAVKYKFDGEDLREVTNAWKNTFKYKYDGVHNLTKIDYPDGTFKEISYNNDKDWVTKFRNRRGCVESYKYDVDKENPKDHYWSTVEKKCGEKIANKSSYEFFHEKRKDGLGKYLYRVRTDNNGAISDVVYHEVFGKPISIVKNMAKVLYTYYDNGMVKTKEEALRSLAFKYESKCQKVSEVDVKYFISEDSILAAGKRKVSSVKRKLAKETKTSFKYDSPKCNLIFAKNSEGQLAKIQYDIRGRMAVVEDQSKKLVKIGYEERFGLPSSVERPGLGTIKVSYKPSGEVDKVQSADGLTVAVQVGNIFNTFLDLIAPATAETNL, from the coding sequence ATGAGGAGCTTTATTCTTGTTATAATATGCATTTTTATTGTTCGCGAGGCATCTGCTGTCGTGGACATGAAAAATGCGAATTACGCCAATACATGGACAGACTTGACGGTCCCGGGGTCTGGTTATGATCTTCGCGTTCAGCGCACTTACAACAGTCGCTCACTTTTTAATGGCCTGTTCGGTTTTGGTTGGTGCTCTGATTTTGAAACTAAACTTGAGGTGACCGCAGAAGGGAATATACGAATCACTGAATGTGGAGGCGGGCTTGAAGTATCTTTTATGCCAAAAGATTACAAATCTGAAAAGGTAAATAACACAATTGATTCGATCATGGCTGAAGTCAAAAAGCGAAATGCAGATCTTAAACCACAATATTTTAAGGATTTAGAAAAGGAGTTGCTAGAGAGCTCCAGTCTTCGCGATGAATTCACCAGACAGTTAAAGCTGAAAGGCGATATTGTTTCTGGTCGAACTTACTATGCAAACGGCCGTGAGGCTGAGAATCTGGTGTTTGTGGATGGGAAGTATAAAAGGTCACTCGAAGATGGAACCTTTCAGGTATTTGATGGGGAAGGGCTGCTTTATTCTATGTATGACCGAAACGGCAATCATTTGAAGCTCTCCTGGAAGGGCAATTCTCTGATGAGCGTCGTTGATAACAATGGTCGTAAGCTTTCATTTAATTATGGTTCTACAAAGCGACTTGCCGAAATTTCGGGTCCCAATGGGATGGCAGTTAAATATAAGTTTGATGGTGAGGATTTGCGTGAAGTGACCAATGCTTGGAAGAATACATTCAAGTATAAATACGATGGAGTTCACAATCTCACTAAAATTGACTATCCGGATGGAACGTTTAAGGAAATTTCCTACAATAACGACAAAGACTGGGTGACTAAATTCAGAAATCGCCGAGGCTGCGTGGAGAGCTATAAGTATGATGTCGACAAGGAAAACCCCAAAGATCATTACTGGTCAACAGTAGAAAAGAAATGCGGAGAAAAGATTGCAAATAAAAGTTCCTATGAATTTTTTCACGAAAAAAGAAAAGATGGTCTCGGAAAGTATCTGTATCGAGTTCGAACTGATAACAACGGAGCTATTTCCGATGTTGTTTACCATGAAGTGTTTGGTAAACCCATTTCAATAGTAAAGAATATGGCTAAAGTGTTATATACCTATTACGACAACGGTATGGTCAAGACCAAGGAAGAGGCACTTAGGAGTTTGGCATTTAAGTACGAATCCAAATGTCAGAAGGTATCTGAGGTTGATGTGAAATACTTTATCTCAGAAGATTCGATTCTGGCCGCCGGGAAGCGCAAGGTATCAAGTGTCAAAAGGAAGCTAGCTAAAGAGACTAAGACTTCATTTAAATATGACAGTCCGAAGTGTAATTTGATTTTTGCGAAGAATTCCGAAGGTCAATTGGCTAAAATACAATACGATATCCGGGGCAGAATGGCGGTTGTCGAAGATCAATCAAAAAAGCTGGTCAAAATTGGATATGAAGAGAGATTTGGCCTGCCATCATCTGTGGAAAGACCGGGTCTTGGAACAATCAAAGTAAGCTACAAGCCAAGCGGAGAGGTGGATAAGGTTCAAAGCGCAGATGGCTTGACCGTGGCCGTCCAAGTGGGGAACATATTCAATACTTTTTTGGATCTTATTGCTCCAGCTACGGCAGAAACGAATCTCTAG
- a CDS encoding response regulator: MKLKLVIVDDAPFIREIIRNIFLKTDINVVGEASDGAEAFDIVSSTKPDVVLMDIVMPIMSGIDATRKILNQFPQIKVIACTTIDQEEMILKALDAGCCNFVSKPFTAQTLINSVYEVNDKKEKA, translated from the coding sequence ATGAAACTAAAACTAGTCATAGTTGATGACGCTCCGTTCATTAGGGAAATAATAAGAAACATCTTCTTGAAGACCGACATAAATGTCGTGGGAGAGGCTAGCGACGGCGCTGAAGCCTTTGATATCGTGTCTTCCACAAAACCCGATGTCGTCCTAATGGATATCGTAATGCCCATAATGAGTGGTATAGATGCCACGCGAAAAATTCTCAACCAATTTCCTCAAATCAAAGTAATTGCCTGTACAACCATCGATCAGGAAGAAATGATTCTAAAGGCACTGGATGCTGGATGTTGCAACTTTGTCTCAAAACCCTTTACAGCTCAAACTTTGATAAATTCCGTCTATGAAGTTAACGACAAAAAGGAGAAAGCATGA
- a CDS encoding DedA family protein, which translates to MDSESFGVKVIAFITAFTGLKAYLVILGILTICGLGVPIPEDVTLIAAGILAGLGNISLAGALLCGFVGVMIGDSILFFAGRKYGRRIFQLPVFSRLFTPERVALAERRVLKNSKFICFFARFLPGLRSAIFLTAGIMGVRPVVFFSLDGFAALISVPVWVVGGWWFANHLDEAMNFAKKMQMSLFALIGLAILGYLGVKYWKRKRRRALRTELRSMSK; encoded by the coding sequence ATGGACTCTGAATCTTTCGGCGTAAAAGTGATCGCTTTCATCACCGCCTTTACTGGACTAAAGGCCTACCTTGTCATTTTGGGAATTCTTACAATCTGCGGTTTGGGTGTCCCAATTCCCGAGGACGTGACGCTCATTGCTGCGGGGATTTTGGCAGGTCTAGGTAATATTTCGTTGGCGGGGGCGCTCCTCTGCGGATTTGTTGGAGTTATGATCGGTGATTCGATTCTTTTTTTTGCTGGCAGGAAATACGGACGCAGGATATTTCAGTTGCCTGTGTTCAGTCGTCTTTTTACGCCAGAGCGGGTAGCTCTTGCCGAGCGAAGAGTTCTTAAGAATTCGAAGTTTATTTGCTTCTTCGCACGATTTTTGCCGGGGCTTAGGTCGGCTATTTTTCTGACGGCCGGCATAATGGGGGTGAGACCTGTCGTGTTCTTTTCTCTGGATGGTTTTGCTGCTTTGATCAGCGTTCCGGTTTGGGTGGTTGGCGGTTGGTGGTTTGCAAACCATCTGGATGAAGCGATGAATTTCGCCAAAAAGATGCAAATGTCCCTTTTTGCTTTGATCGGCCTCGCGATTCTAGGCTATCTGGGTGTGAAATATTGGAAACGGAAAAGGCGCAGGGCTTTAAGAACCGAATTGAGGAGCATGAGCAAATAA